A single Brachybacterium sillae DNA region contains:
- a CDS encoding MazG nucleotide pyrophosphohydrolase domain-containing protein: protein MSVADSGRESASAPRGSQLLRAVEVMEALRAPGGDAWSAEQTHHSLARYLLEETHEVLETIDAPTSAGTDGALPPLVDELGDLLFQILFHARIGQEEEPAWDVDDVARAFVAKMERRNPHVFGPDADRVLRDRGDVEAIIRQWHAAKAAEQAAARSGEQAAEDDAVPGPRDPFAGIPRQLPALQRAAKAVHRTRSSGDLSDLLARADAAGEELAADPAIGPEGAHTARALLDLVVAAEARDQDPESLLRSLLARLARR from the coding sequence ATGAGCGTCGCGGATTCCGGGCGCGAGAGCGCGTCGGCGCCGCGCGGGAGTCAGCTGCTGCGCGCGGTCGAGGTGATGGAGGCGCTGCGCGCTCCCGGTGGTGACGCCTGGAGCGCCGAACAGACCCACCACTCCCTCGCCCGGTACCTGCTGGAGGAGACCCACGAGGTGCTCGAGACGATCGACGCGCCCACCTCCGCGGGGACCGATGGCGCCCTGCCGCCGCTCGTCGACGAACTCGGGGACCTGCTCTTCCAGATCCTGTTCCACGCCCGCATCGGGCAGGAGGAGGAGCCCGCCTGGGATGTGGACGACGTGGCGCGCGCCTTCGTCGCGAAGATGGAGCGCCGCAACCCGCACGTGTTCGGTCCCGACGCCGACCGGGTCCTCCGCGACCGCGGCGACGTCGAGGCGATCATCCGCCAGTGGCATGCCGCCAAGGCCGCCGAGCAGGCCGCAGCGCGATCCGGCGAGCAGGCCGCTGAGGACGATGCCGTGCCGGGGCCGCGCGATCCCTTCGCGGGGATCCCCCGGCAGCTGCCCGCCCTGCAGCGGGCGGCGAAGGCCGTCCACCGTACCCGCTCGTCGGGGGATCTGTCGGATCTGCTCGCGCGGGCCGATGCGGCGGGGGAGGAGCTTGCCGCGGATCCCGCGATCGGTCCGGAGGGCGCGCACACAGCCCGCGCCCTGCTGGACCTGGTGGTCGCCGCAGAGGCCCGAGATCAGGACCCCGAGAGCCTGCTGAGGTCCCTCCTGGCGCGCCTGGCGCGGCGCTGA
- a CDS encoding serine hydrolase domain-containing protein encodes MTDLSRPSLGRTLPREAVDSAGAILEDWLATVVRTRSLTGIQAAIWHEGELVTEVAVGTADLTADIPLRTTHRLRIASHSKMFCAMTVMRLVEDGRLRLDDTVADHVPQLADAPVADRTVRDLLSHSAGVTRDSADSRWWQLATRFPDREALIELCRGPIVLTAAGDHFQYSNIGYGLLGLIIEAVSGATFAEAVQRLVLDPLGVEAVGPDLPVDAPGPADPAGFAAGHTTPVHGPRRTVAQIPTGALAAATGFWATAGSIATAVGRVLCDGEVLQPRSVREMRRRVWTVREGGHYGLGLQEGTFHGFGVIGHSGGFPTGLSRTWVVPESRLVVSVIGTAPDAPASDLAAGILGLLALAHGAPAPGAESHEGPAAQGGAGAGRPRPAPLADQPPVRIGDDEIPARRVAQAIAGTYDSLWGRTRLAILGDRLFDLGAAALDPADGAVELAVAGTTPDPIQDGTDCVRLATWGDAGYGSWAEDVLARWEDGRCTGIIDTGQLAVPSEEYTLPEHIDAP; translated from the coding sequence GTGACCGACCTCTCCCGACCGTCCTTGGGACGCACCCTCCCCCGGGAGGCCGTCGACTCCGCCGGCGCGATCCTCGAGGACTGGCTCGCGACAGTCGTGCGCACCCGATCCCTGACCGGGATCCAGGCAGCGATCTGGCACGAGGGGGAACTGGTCACGGAGGTGGCGGTCGGCACCGCGGACCTCACCGCGGACATCCCCCTGCGCACCACCCATCGCCTGCGCATCGCCTCCCATTCGAAGATGTTCTGCGCCATGACGGTGATGCGCCTGGTCGAGGATGGGCGGCTGCGTCTGGACGACACCGTCGCAGACCATGTGCCGCAGCTCGCCGACGCGCCGGTCGCCGACCGGACCGTCCGGGACCTGCTCTCCCACTCGGCGGGGGTGACGCGGGACAGCGCGGACTCCCGCTGGTGGCAGCTGGCCACGCGCTTCCCCGACCGGGAGGCGCTGATCGAGCTGTGCCGCGGCCCGATCGTCCTGACCGCGGCCGGTGACCACTTCCAGTACTCCAACATCGGCTACGGCCTGCTCGGGCTCATCATCGAAGCCGTCTCCGGCGCGACCTTCGCCGAGGCCGTGCAGCGCCTGGTGTTGGATCCCCTCGGGGTGGAGGCTGTGGGCCCGGATCTCCCGGTGGACGCCCCGGGCCCCGCGGATCCCGCCGGTTTCGCCGCCGGGCACACCACGCCGGTGCACGGACCCCGTCGGACCGTCGCGCAGATCCCCACCGGCGCTCTCGCGGCCGCCACCGGTTTCTGGGCCACCGCCGGGTCGATCGCGACCGCCGTGGGCCGGGTGCTGTGCGACGGCGAGGTGCTGCAGCCCCGCTCCGTGCGGGAGATGCGCCGCCGGGTGTGGACGGTCCGCGAGGGCGGCCACTACGGCCTCGGCCTGCAGGAGGGGACCTTCCACGGTTTCGGTGTGATCGGTCATTCCGGGGGTTTCCCCACGGGACTCTCCCGCACCTGGGTGGTGCCGGAGAGCCGCCTGGTCGTGAGCGTGATCGGGACGGCGCCCGATGCCCCCGCCAGTGACCTCGCCGCCGGGATCCTCGGACTGCTGGCCCTGGCTCACGGCGCACCGGCGCCCGGCGCGGAGTCCCATGAGGGTCCCGCCGCGCAGGGCGGTGCCGGGGCGGGACGGCCGCGCCCGGCCCCGCTTGCCGATCAGCCGCCGGTGCGGATCGGGGACGACGAGATCCCGGCACGGCGGGTGGCCCAGGCGATCGCGGGGACCTACGACTCCCTGTGGGGACGCACCCGTCTCGCGATCCTCGGGGACCGTCTCTTCGACCTCGGCGCTGCGGCGCTCGACCCCGCCGACGGCGCCGTCGAACTGGCCGTCGCCGGCACGACCCCGGATCCCATCCAGGACGGCACCGACTGTGTGCGCCTCGCGACCTGGGGGGATGCCGGGTACGGCTCCTGGGCGGAGGACGTCCTGGCCCGCTGGGAGGACGGCCGTTGCACCGGCATCATCGACACCGGTCAGCTCGCTGTGCCGTCGGAGGAGTACACCCTGCCGGAGCACATCGACGCGCCCTGA
- a CDS encoding Ppx/GppA phosphatase family protein has product MSRTVAAVDCGTNSIRLLIARQEQPGGPLVDLERHMEVVRLGYGVDRTGVLDPAAIDRTLDACRRYARLIAQHQVEAVRFVATSATRDASNREAFVRGVREILGVDPEVISGDEEARLSFRGAVGALPDLPEGEILVVDIGGGSTELVLGRDEPTAAISLDLGSVRLTERCLPTDPPTPAEIDAARAEVDAQLDRAAAEVPWARARALVGVAGTVTTLTALALNLEQYRPEATHGASLPVAQIQDLADTVLHSSRELRAQHGAIHPGRIDVIGAGALIWSRIIERVAAAGEINTVRTSERDILDGIAQSALERLPDAS; this is encoded by the coding sequence ATGAGCCGCACTGTCGCCGCCGTGGACTGCGGCACCAACTCGATCCGTCTGCTCATCGCCCGCCAGGAGCAGCCCGGCGGCCCGCTCGTCGATCTCGAGCGGCACATGGAGGTGGTGCGTCTCGGCTACGGGGTGGACCGCACCGGCGTGCTGGACCCCGCGGCGATCGACCGCACCCTGGATGCCTGCCGCCGCTACGCCCGCCTGATCGCGCAGCACCAGGTGGAGGCGGTGCGGTTCGTCGCCACCAGCGCCACCCGCGATGCCTCCAATCGTGAGGCCTTCGTGCGCGGTGTGCGGGAGATCCTCGGCGTCGACCCGGAGGTGATCTCCGGCGACGAGGAGGCGCGCCTGTCGTTCCGCGGGGCCGTCGGTGCGCTGCCGGATCTGCCCGAGGGGGAGATCCTGGTGGTCGACATCGGCGGGGGGTCCACCGAACTGGTGCTCGGCCGCGACGAGCCCACCGCCGCGATCAGCCTGGACCTCGGTTCCGTGCGCCTGACGGAGCGGTGCCTTCCCACGGACCCGCCGACGCCCGCGGAGATCGACGCGGCGCGGGCAGAGGTCGATGCCCAGCTCGATCGCGCCGCCGCCGAGGTGCCGTGGGCCCGAGCTCGGGCTCTCGTGGGCGTCGCCGGGACCGTCACCACCCTCACCGCCCTCGCCCTGAACCTCGAGCAGTACCGTCCGGAGGCCACTCACGGCGCGTCGTTGCCGGTCGCGCAGATCCAGGATCTCGCCGATACCGTCCTGCACAGCTCCCGCGAGTTGCGCGCCCAGCACGGGGCCATCCATCCCGGGCGCATCGATGTGATCGGCGCCGGGGCCCTCATCTGGTCCCGGATCATCGAGCGGGTGGCAGCGGCCGGGGAGATCAACACCGTGCGGACCAGTGAGCGCGACATCCTCGACGGCATCGCCCAGAGCGCCCTGGAGAGGCTTCCCGACGCATCGTGA
- the pth gene encoding aminoacyl-tRNA hydrolase — protein sequence MNSTHLIVGLGNPGPRYAATRHNIGQMVLDHLAGGTAFSAARRAQAVVVEGRMGDPVTGTRTILAKPTTFMNTSGGPVKALASYYSVDPAHVIVVHDEVDIPFDTIRLKQGGGEGGHNGLRDISKALGTRDYLRVRVGVGRPPGRQGTADFVLAPFNSTERRTLDVLIAEAADAVQMLVLDGLLSAQQRVHAPREGA from the coding sequence ATGAATTCCACCCACCTGATCGTCGGCCTCGGCAACCCGGGCCCGCGCTACGCCGCCACGCGCCACAACATCGGGCAGATGGTGCTCGATCACCTCGCCGGCGGTACTGCGTTCAGCGCCGCCCGCCGTGCCCAGGCCGTCGTCGTCGAAGGACGGATGGGCGACCCGGTGACCGGCACCCGCACGATCCTCGCCAAGCCGACCACGTTCATGAACACGTCCGGCGGTCCCGTGAAGGCCCTCGCCTCGTACTACTCCGTCGATCCGGCGCACGTGATCGTGGTGCATGACGAGGTCGACATCCCCTTCGACACGATCCGCCTGAAGCAGGGTGGAGGGGAAGGTGGCCACAACGGTCTGCGCGACATCTCCAAGGCCCTCGGCACCCGCGACTACCTCCGGGTCCGCGTCGGTGTCGGACGCCCACCGGGCCGACAGGGCACCGCCGACTTCGTCCTGGCCCCGTTCAACTCCACCGAGCGCCGCACCCTCGACGTGCTCATCGCCGAGGCCGCCGATGCGGTGCAGATGCTCGTCCTCGACGGTCTGCTCTCCGCGCAGCAGCGCGTCCACGCCCCCCGGGAGGGTGCATGA
- a CDS encoding DUF501 domain-containing protein produces MHDQLGRDMRGVVSIAARCVCGAPAVVRTRPRLEDGTPFPTSLYLTLPSMVAAVSRVEATGRMAELTADLADDEDLAAAYRAAHERYIARREQLGTTPEIDGISAGGMPTRVKCLHALVGQALAEGPGVNPVADRVLGELRDQGIASLGVCRCENPADEPRAAGSIDTDRRAAGPTPEEGA; encoded by the coding sequence ATGCACGACCAGCTCGGTCGCGACATGCGCGGGGTGGTCTCCATCGCCGCTCGCTGTGTCTGCGGTGCTCCCGCCGTCGTGCGTACCCGCCCCCGCCTGGAGGACGGCACCCCGTTCCCGACCTCCCTGTACCTGACCCTGCCGAGCATGGTCGCCGCGGTCTCCCGGGTCGAAGCCACCGGCCGCATGGCCGAGCTCACCGCTGACCTCGCCGACGACGAGGACCTTGCCGCCGCCTACCGGGCCGCCCACGAGCGGTACATCGCCCGGCGGGAGCAGCTCGGCACCACCCCGGAGATCGACGGGATATCCGCCGGGGGTATGCCCACGCGGGTGAAGTGCCTCCACGCCCTTGTCGGCCAGGCCCTTGCGGAGGGCCCCGGGGTGAACCCCGTCGCCGACCGGGTGCTGGGGGAGCTGCGGGACCAGGGCATCGCCTCGCTCGGTGTCTGCCGGTGCGAGAACCCCGCCGACGAGCCCCGTGCCGCCGGGTCCATCGACACCGACCGGCGCGCTGCCGGTCCGACCCCCGAGGAGGGCGCATGA
- the eno gene encoding phosphopyruvate hydratase yields the protein MSVIESVIAREILDSRGNPTVEVEVLLENGSYARAEVPSGASTGAFEAVERRDGDKKRYLGKGVQEAVEAVENELAPRIIGMDVRQQREIDEILLEVDGTPNKGSVGANAILGVSLAVAKAAADFCELPLYQYVGGPNARLLPVPMMNILNGGSHADSNVDIQEFMIAPIGAETFTEALRWGAEVYHALKSVLKERGLATGLGDEGGFAPNLGSNREALDLILEAIQAAGYTPGKDVALALDVAASEFFDNGSYTFEGSSRSTAEMIDYYAELVDAYPLVSIEDPLNEEDWEGWTAITERLGARVQLVGDDLFVTNPERLQRGIETRAANALLVKVNQIGSLSETLDAVALATRSGFSSMMSHRSGETEDTTIADLAVATGCGQIKSGAPARGERVNKYNQLIRIEEELGTAARYAGASAFPRFTA from the coding sequence ATGTCCGTCATCGAGTCCGTCATCGCCCGCGAGATCCTCGACTCCCGCGGCAACCCCACCGTCGAGGTCGAGGTGCTGCTGGAGAACGGCAGCTACGCCCGCGCCGAGGTCCCCTCCGGCGCCTCCACTGGCGCGTTCGAGGCTGTGGAGCGTCGCGACGGTGACAAGAAGCGCTACCTGGGCAAGGGTGTGCAGGAGGCCGTCGAGGCCGTCGAGAACGAGCTCGCCCCCCGCATCATCGGCATGGACGTGCGCCAGCAGCGCGAGATCGACGAGATCCTGCTCGAGGTCGACGGCACGCCGAACAAGGGCTCCGTCGGCGCCAATGCGATCCTCGGTGTCTCCCTCGCCGTGGCGAAGGCCGCCGCCGACTTCTGCGAGCTGCCCCTGTACCAGTACGTCGGCGGCCCGAACGCGCGTCTGCTGCCCGTGCCGATGATGAACATCCTCAACGGCGGCTCCCACGCCGACTCCAACGTCGACATCCAGGAGTTCATGATCGCTCCGATCGGTGCGGAGACCTTCACCGAGGCCCTGCGCTGGGGCGCCGAGGTGTACCACGCCCTGAAGTCCGTCCTCAAGGAACGCGGCCTGGCCACCGGCCTCGGCGACGAGGGCGGCTTCGCCCCGAACCTCGGCTCCAACCGTGAGGCCCTCGACCTGATCCTCGAGGCCATCCAGGCCGCCGGGTACACCCCGGGCAAGGACGTCGCCCTGGCCCTCGACGTGGCCGCCAGCGAGTTCTTCGACAACGGCTCCTACACCTTCGAGGGCTCCTCGCGCTCCACCGCCGAGATGATCGACTACTACGCCGAGCTGGTCGACGCCTACCCGCTGGTGTCCATCGAGGACCCGCTGAACGAGGAGGACTGGGAGGGCTGGACCGCCATCACCGAGCGTCTCGGTGCCCGCGTGCAGCTCGTCGGCGACGACCTCTTCGTCACGAACCCGGAGCGTCTCCAGCGCGGCATCGAGACCCGCGCCGCCAACGCCCTGCTGGTGAAGGTGAACCAGATCGGTTCGCTCTCCGAGACCCTCGACGCCGTGGCGCTGGCCACGCGCAGCGGGTTCTCCTCGATGATGTCCCACCGCTCGGGTGAGACCGAGGACACCACCATCGCGGATCTCGCCGTCGCCACCGGCTGTGGCCAGATCAAGTCCGGCGCCCCCGCCCGTGGCGAGCGCGTGAACAAGTACAACCAGCTCATCCGCATCGAGGAGGAGCTCGGCACCGCGGCGCGCTACGCGGGCGCCTCCGCGTTCCCGCGCTTCACCGCCTGA
- a CDS encoding FtsB family cell division protein — MTARRPGAPRTARRPVAASPHGAASRPRPPASAGGAAARTGRRPGRGGPAAAGSRPARSGASSAGSRPAGAARPRSDASGADAPEGLLGGLTRRGLALIAVTVIALALLLPTVNSYVAQRQQLQALERQVTEQQADVERLEAEVARWDDPTFVAAQARERLLFVMPGETQYRLTDTSGRPVPRTESEQARAEAQREEWFAALWTSVEGASVLSPDDVPESPSGDPQQPTPTGARPPQETTP, encoded by the coding sequence ATGACCGCACGACGACCGGGCGCCCCGCGTACTGCGCGGCGCCCGGTCGCCGCGTCACCCCACGGCGCGGCGTCACGTCCCCGCCCCCCGGCCTCGGCCGGTGGGGCCGCTGCCCGCACCGGACGCCGGCCCGGCCGTGGGGGCCCTGCCGCCGCCGGCAGCCGTCCCGCCCGCAGTGGCGCCTCCTCGGCGGGCAGCCGTCCCGCCGGGGCCGCACGCCCGCGCAGCGACGCCTCCGGTGCCGATGCGCCCGAGGGTCTGCTCGGTGGACTCACGCGCCGCGGCCTGGCCCTGATCGCCGTCACCGTGATTGCTCTGGCACTGCTCCTTCCCACGGTCAACAGCTACGTGGCCCAGCGGCAGCAGTTGCAGGCGCTGGAGCGCCAGGTGACCGAGCAGCAGGCGGATGTCGAGCGATTGGAGGCCGAGGTCGCCCGCTGGGACGACCCCACCTTCGTGGCCGCCCAGGCCCGCGAACGTCTGCTGTTCGTGATGCCGGGGGAGACCCAGTACCGCCTCACCGACACCTCCGGACGGCCCGTGCCCCGCACCGAGTCGGAGCAGGCGCGGGCCGAAGCGCAGCGCGAGGAATGGTTCGCCGCGCTGTGGACCAGCGTGGAAGGTGCCAGCGTGCTGTCCCCCGACGATGTGCCGGAGTCCCCCTCCGGTGACCCCCAGCAGCCCACCCCGACCGGCGCTCGTCCGCCGCAGGAGACCACCCCGTGA
- the mfd gene encoding transcription-repair coupling factor, whose product MTTTGPDRAHEAAPLAPLLTLLAQGEDLTGLREAVADAGRETVRMIAPTGLHPLAAADLAARATVEAPLVVVTATTRAAEDVAAALGALIGSEGVAQFPAWETLPHERLSPRSDTVAARLATLRRLAHPEEGQGVRALVLPVRSLIQPIATGLGDLAPVRAQVGDDHPLEQLVEELVGAAYTRVDMVERRGEFAVRGGILDVFPPTEPHPVRVELFGDEVDEIRWFSVADQRSLEAVPHGLDAPPCREILLTDEVRERARSAAQQLPGVRDMLLSLADGIAVEGMESLGPVLVDGMEQVIDVLPEHSQVLVLDPERVGARAEELVSTTEEFLAAAWSTAAAGGGMPVDVGSASFLTLQEVRDHASTVGLGWAEIAPFGWDDADVTAAATAHPGYTGSTASAAKDLTTRRADGWATVLTFTGAGAARHAAENLQTEGVPARYVERLQEVPAAGEVLVTTAPLIDGLVDPGLHLLLVTERDLTGKSGTRRGGGDRRIAVKRRNAVDPLQLSPGDYVVHAQHGVGRFVEMTSRTVGVGAKRTTREYLVIEYAPSKRGQPGDRLSVPSDQLDQVTKYVGGEEPSVNRMGGSDWAKTKSRARKAIREIADELVRLYSARQHAQGHAFAPDTPWQGELEDAFEFVETPDQLTAIEDVKRDMEKAVPMDRLILGDVGYGKTEIAVRAAFKAVQDGKQVAVLCPTTLLAKQHLETFTERYVGFPVTVRGLSRFTEARESEETIRGLADGTVDVVIGTHRLITGQVRFKDLGLVIIDEEQRFGVEHKETLKAMRTSVDVLSMSATPIPRTLEMAVTGIREMSTLSTPPEERHPVLTYVGAEEDKQVAAAIRRELLREGQVFYIHNRVEDIDRVASRLRDLVPDARVEVAHGKMNEHQLERVIVDFWEKRFDVLVCTTIVETGLDIANANTLIVERADTFGLSQLHQLRGRVGRSSERAYAYFLYDGSKPLTETAHDRLTTLAQNTDLGAGMQVAMKDLEIRGAGNLLGGEQSGHIAGVGFDLYVRMVGEAVAAFRGESTAPVKDVKVELPLDAHVPHDYIPSERLRLEAYAKIAGAEDLTALQEVREELTDRYGAPPAPVEVLFDVARFRLECRAVGVDEVMVHGRSIRFSPVVPADSAVMRMKRLYPGTTLKPAVRQVLVPRPTTSRVGGDDLRDHELLEWCRTVLRRLLPGAAETLDALDPASGDTGTGDGADATARPTGTAS is encoded by the coding sequence ATGACAACCACCGGACCAGACCGAGCCCACGAGGCCGCGCCGCTTGCGCCGCTGCTGACCCTCCTCGCACAGGGGGAGGACCTCACGGGTCTGCGTGAGGCCGTGGCCGACGCGGGGCGCGAGACCGTGCGCATGATCGCGCCGACCGGCCTGCATCCGCTCGCGGCCGCGGACCTCGCCGCCCGCGCCACGGTGGAGGCCCCGCTGGTGGTGGTCACCGCCACCACCCGCGCGGCAGAGGACGTCGCCGCGGCCCTCGGCGCCCTGATCGGTTCGGAGGGGGTGGCACAGTTCCCCGCCTGGGAGACCCTCCCGCATGAGCGTCTCTCCCCGCGCTCCGACACCGTCGCCGCGCGCCTGGCGACCCTGCGGCGCCTTGCCCACCCCGAGGAGGGGCAGGGGGTGCGCGCCCTGGTGCTGCCGGTGCGCAGTCTGATCCAGCCCATCGCCACCGGGCTGGGGGACCTCGCACCGGTGCGGGCGCAGGTGGGTGACGACCACCCCCTGGAGCAGCTGGTCGAGGAACTCGTCGGCGCCGCCTACACCCGCGTGGACATGGTCGAACGGCGCGGGGAGTTCGCCGTGCGCGGCGGCATCCTCGATGTCTTCCCGCCCACCGAACCGCATCCCGTGCGCGTGGAACTCTTCGGCGACGAAGTCGACGAGATCCGGTGGTTCTCCGTCGCCGACCAGCGTTCCCTCGAGGCCGTCCCGCACGGCCTCGACGCTCCGCCCTGCCGGGAGATCCTGCTGACCGACGAGGTGCGCGAGCGCGCCCGCAGCGCGGCGCAGCAGCTGCCCGGTGTGCGCGACATGCTCCTGAGTCTCGCCGACGGTATCGCCGTCGAGGGCATGGAATCCCTCGGCCCGGTGCTGGTCGACGGAATGGAGCAGGTCATCGATGTGCTGCCCGAGCACAGCCAGGTGCTGGTGCTCGACCCGGAACGCGTCGGTGCCCGCGCCGAGGAGCTCGTCTCCACCACCGAGGAGTTCCTCGCGGCCGCCTGGTCCACCGCTGCCGCGGGTGGGGGCATGCCGGTGGATGTCGGATCCGCGAGTTTCCTCACCCTGCAGGAGGTCCGTGATCACGCCTCCACCGTCGGACTCGGCTGGGCGGAGATCGCCCCCTTCGGCTGGGACGACGCCGACGTCACGGCCGCCGCGACCGCCCACCCCGGGTACACCGGATCCACGGCTTCGGCCGCGAAGGACCTCACCACCCGCCGCGCCGACGGCTGGGCCACCGTCCTCACGTTCACCGGCGCCGGGGCAGCCCGCCACGCCGCCGAGAACCTCCAGACCGAGGGCGTACCCGCCCGGTACGTCGAGCGCTTGCAGGAGGTCCCCGCCGCCGGGGAGGTGCTCGTCACGACCGCGCCGCTCATCGACGGGCTCGTCGATCCGGGGCTGCACCTGCTGCTGGTCACCGAACGCGATCTCACCGGCAAATCCGGGACCCGCCGCGGCGGCGGCGACCGACGCATCGCCGTGAAGCGGCGCAACGCCGTCGATCCGCTGCAGCTGAGCCCCGGGGACTACGTGGTCCACGCCCAGCACGGCGTCGGCCGGTTCGTCGAGATGACCAGCCGCACCGTCGGCGTGGGCGCGAAACGCACCACCCGCGAGTACCTCGTCATCGAATACGCCCCCAGCAAGCGCGGCCAGCCGGGGGATCGTCTCTCGGTGCCCTCCGATCAGCTCGACCAGGTCACCAAGTACGTCGGTGGGGAGGAGCCGTCCGTCAACCGGATGGGCGGCTCCGACTGGGCGAAGACGAAGTCCCGCGCCCGCAAGGCCATCCGGGAGATCGCCGACGAACTGGTGCGGCTGTACTCCGCGCGGCAGCACGCCCAGGGACATGCCTTCGCCCCCGACACCCCGTGGCAGGGCGAGCTGGAGGACGCCTTCGAGTTCGTGGAGACGCCCGACCAGCTCACCGCCATCGAGGACGTCAAGAGGGACATGGAGAAGGCCGTCCCGATGGACCGGCTGATCCTCGGTGATGTCGGCTACGGCAAGACCGAGATCGCGGTGCGCGCCGCCTTCAAGGCCGTCCAGGACGGCAAGCAGGTGGCGGTGCTGTGCCCGACGACACTGCTGGCCAAACAGCATCTGGAGACCTTCACCGAGCGCTACGTCGGTTTCCCCGTCACGGTGAGGGGTCTGTCCCGCTTCACCGAGGCCCGCGAGTCGGAGGAGACCATCCGCGGACTCGCTGACGGCACCGTCGACGTCGTCATCGGCACCCACCGTCTGATCACCGGTCAGGTGCGGTTCAAGGACCTGGGCCTGGTGATCATCGACGAGGAGCAGCGTTTCGGTGTCGAGCACAAGGAGACGCTGAAGGCGATGCGCACCAGCGTGGATGTGCTGTCCATGTCGGCCACCCCCATTCCGCGCACCCTGGAGATGGCCGTCACCGGCATCCGGGAGATGTCCACCCTCTCCACCCCGCCGGAGGAGCGCCACCCCGTCCTCACCTACGTCGGAGCGGAGGAGGACAAACAGGTGGCCGCCGCCATCCGCCGGGAGCTGCTGCGCGAGGGCCAGGTGTTCTACATCCACAACCGGGTGGAGGACATCGACCGGGTCGCGAGCAGGCTGCGGGACCTCGTGCCCGACGCCCGCGTCGAGGTCGCCCACGGGAAGATGAACGAGCACCAGCTCGAGCGGGTGATCGTCGACTTCTGGGAGAAGCGTTTCGACGTCCTGGTGTGCACCACCATCGTGGAGACCGGTCTGGACATCGCCAACGCCAACACCCTCATCGTCGAACGCGCCGACACCTTCGGCCTGTCGCAGCTGCACCAGCTGCGCGGTCGCGTGGGCCGCTCCAGCGAACGCGCCTACGCGTACTTCCTCTACGACGGCTCCAAGCCGCTGACCGAGACCGCCCACGACCGCCTCACCACCCTCGCCCAGAACACCGACCTCGGGGCCGGTATGCAGGTGGCGATGAAGGATCTCGAGATCCGCGGCGCCGGCAACCTGCTGGGCGGGGAGCAGTCCGGGCACATCGCCGGGGTCGGTTTCGACCTGTACGTGCGGATGGTGGGGGAGGCCGTGGCGGCGTTCCGCGGCGAGAGCACCGCCCCCGTCAAGGACGTCAAGGTGGAACTGCCGCTGGACGCCCACGTGCCGCACGACTACATCCCCTCCGAGCGTCTGCGCCTGGAGGCGTACGCGAAGATCGCCGGGGCCGAGGACCTCACCGCGCTGCAGGAGGTCCGCGAGGAGCTCACCGACCGGTACGGTGCGCCGCCCGCCCCGGTGGAGGTGCTGTTCGACGTGGCCCGGTTCCGGCTGGAGTGTCGCGCGGTCGGTGTCGACGAGGTGATGGTCCACGGCCGCTCCATCCGGTTCTCGCCGGTGGTTCCCGCTGACTCCGCCGTGATGCGGATGAAGCGCCTGTACCCCGGCACCACGCTCAAACCGGCTGTGCGGCAGGTGCTGGTGCCTCGTCCGACGACCTCCCGCGTCGGCGGCGACGACCTGCGCGACCACGAGCTGCTGGAATGGTGCCGCACCGTGCTGCGGCGACTCCTGCCCGGTGCGGCCGAGACTCTCGACGCCCTCGACCCCGCCTCCGGGGACACCGGCACCGGAGACGGAGCCGACGCGACCGCACGCCCCACCGGAACTGCGTCATGA